A stretch of the Brevundimonas sp. MF30-B genome encodes the following:
- a CDS encoding TIGR02281 family clan AA aspartic protease encodes MFRFDPRSLSVGALALAAALTTAFWLDRMDGSAQAAEPAARVARADDGHYWARASIEGQPIDLMVDTGSSLVVLTRQDAERLGYRLDEADYSVRLSTAAGPVAAAPIRLAVVGVGSARVERVAALVAADGLPHSLLGMSYLGRLSSFEATPRDLTLRG; translated from the coding sequence ATGTTCCGCTTCGACCCTCGCTCCCTGTCCGTCGGCGCCCTGGCCCTGGCGGCGGCCCTGACCACCGCCTTCTGGCTGGACCGGATGGACGGATCGGCCCAGGCGGCCGAGCCCGCCGCGCGCGTGGCCCGAGCCGACGACGGCCACTATTGGGCGCGCGCCTCGATCGAGGGGCAGCCGATCGACCTCATGGTGGACACGGGCTCCAGCCTGGTGGTGCTGACGCGGCAGGACGCCGAGCGGCTGGGCTATCGGCTGGATGAGGCCGACTACAGTGTTCGGCTCAGCACGGCTGCGGGCCCGGTGGCTGCGGCGCCGATCCGTCTGGCGGTCGTTGGCGTCGGCTCGGCCCGGGTCGAGCGCGTCGCCGCCCTGGTGGCGGCCGACGGCCTGCCGCACTCGCTGCTGGGCATGAGCTATCTGGGCCGGCTGTCGAGCTTCGAGGCCACGCCAAGGGACTTGACGTTGCGCGGCTGA
- a CDS encoding DUF4232 domain-containing protein codes for MIQRAVLIATALSAGLAACGQAESPPPATPAVDPAPAEVGPAACRSADMQLATAGGDAGMGNRVAVLSVLNRGEGACELVGYPTVTLADKADRPLGSIEARQHPGAYFSQGDALRPVVVQPGARAYFDLAWNVMPHEGDGEVVCPIATTVRVAAPGDGAFAMLPMELTPCGGSVRVSPFRPTAEDEAPASRAA; via the coding sequence ATGATCCAGCGCGCCGTCCTCATCGCCACGGCCCTTTCGGCCGGCCTGGCCGCCTGCGGTCAGGCCGAAAGCCCGCCGCCCGCCACGCCCGCCGTAGACCCCGCTCCGGCAGAGGTCGGTCCGGCCGCGTGCCGCAGCGCGGACATGCAACTGGCCACGGCCGGCGGGGACGCCGGCATGGGCAATCGAGTGGCGGTTCTGTCGGTCCTCAATCGCGGGGAGGGGGCCTGCGAGCTGGTGGGCTATCCGACCGTGACGTTGGCCGACAAGGCCGATCGCCCGCTGGGATCCATCGAGGCGCGACAGCATCCGGGCGCGTATTTCAGCCAGGGTGACGCGCTACGGCCTGTGGTGGTCCAGCCGGGCGCGCGAGCCTACTTCGACCTGGCCTGGAATGTGATGCCGCACGAAGGCGACGGCGAGGTCGTCTGTCCCATCGCCACGACCGTCAGGGTCGCCGCGCCAGGCGACGGCGCCTTCGCCATGCTGCCGATGGAGCTGACCCCGTGCGGCGGTTCTGTGCGGGTCAGTCCTTTCCGCCCGACGGCCGAGGATGAAGCGCCGGCCTCGCGGGCGGCCTGA
- a CDS encoding crotonase/enoyl-CoA hydratase family protein has translation MSLIVVERRGPIEIWTLDRAERLNALPDPDDGEAFARACHAVNADAEVRCVILTGAGRAFSAGGDLTAMRDKRDLFQGGGADLRQAYRRVVHRIVRSLYGLEVPLIAAVNGPAMGLGCDIAGLADLRLASTQARFGVPFLKLGIVPGDGGAWLLPRNVGYVRAAEMLFTGRSIDADTAERWGLVNQVTTPERLMDDALALAGEVAAQPPHALRMAKALLRQGRDVNFDQMLEMTAAMQALAHLTEDHAEGVAAVLEKRPAQFKGR, from the coding sequence ATGAGCTTGATCGTCGTCGAACGCAGGGGCCCCATCGAAATCTGGACCCTGGACCGCGCCGAGCGCCTGAACGCCCTGCCCGACCCGGACGACGGAGAGGCCTTCGCCCGCGCCTGCCATGCCGTCAACGCGGACGCGGAGGTCCGCTGCGTGATCCTGACCGGCGCGGGCCGCGCCTTTTCCGCCGGCGGCGACCTGACCGCCATGCGCGACAAGCGTGACCTTTTCCAGGGCGGCGGCGCCGACCTGCGTCAGGCCTATCGTCGCGTGGTCCATCGCATCGTTCGCTCTCTCTATGGGCTCGAAGTTCCGCTGATCGCGGCGGTCAATGGGCCGGCCATGGGGCTGGGCTGCGACATCGCCGGCTTGGCGGACCTGCGCCTGGCCTCGACCCAGGCCCGGTTCGGCGTGCCCTTCCTGAAGTTGGGCATCGTGCCCGGCGACGGCGGAGCCTGGCTGTTGCCGCGCAATGTCGGCTATGTCCGCGCCGCCGAGATGCTGTTCACCGGCCGCTCGATCGACGCCGATACGGCCGAGCGCTGGGGCCTGGTCAACCAGGTCACCACGCCCGAACGGTTGATGGACGACGCCCTGGCCCTGGCCGGCGAGGTCGCCGCCCAGCCGCCCCACGCCCTGCGCATGGCCAAGGCTCTGCTTCGCCAGGGCCGCGACGTGAACTTCGATCAGATGCTGGAGATGACCGCAGCCATGCAGGCCCTGGCCCACCTGACCGAGGACCACGCCGAGGGCGTGGCCGCCGTTCTGGAAAAGCGCCCGGCCCAGTTCAAGGGCCGATAG
- a CDS encoding endo-1,4-beta-xylanase, whose amino-acid sequence MTRADPSRRLVLASGLALAACRSEAQPAPWTGPVPALKDIAPFPVGACVPSAYLDDPSWVELARRQLDQITPEWELKMEYVLQSNRGDYRFDAPDRIADFARDNGLGLHGHALIWYAQEAPYFMTLDPKRFAGEYDRYIREVAGRYAGRMIGWDVVNEAVAEDGNGLRDCLWSERLGGQEAYIVRAFEQAKAADPNAVLFLNDYNLENNPTKGATYLRLVERLLTLGAPLGGLGVQSHLDIEIADGQIRNFIREAARFGLPIHISELDATQRREGRLPDTRSLKHKRARQHAVTRELVQAYMELPAAQQYGITTWALRDRDSWLRRPPRDDGRDSLVLFDDWGQPTAMFAGFVEGLSA is encoded by the coding sequence ATGACCCGCGCCGATCCCTCCCGCCGTCTTGTGCTCGCCTCCGGCCTGGCGCTGGCCGCCTGCCGGTCCGAAGCCCAGCCCGCCCCCTGGACCGGACCCGTTCCGGCGCTGAAGGACATCGCGCCCTTTCCCGTCGGGGCCTGCGTGCCCAGCGCCTATCTGGACGACCCGTCCTGGGTCGAGCTGGCGCGTCGTCAGCTGGACCAGATCACGCCGGAGTGGGAGCTGAAGATGGAGTATGTGCTCCAGTCCAATCGGGGCGACTACCGCTTCGACGCGCCTGACCGCATCGCCGACTTCGCGCGCGACAACGGCCTGGGCCTGCATGGTCACGCCCTGATCTGGTACGCGCAAGAAGCGCCCTACTTCATGACCCTGGACCCCAAGCGGTTCGCCGGGGAGTACGACCGCTACATCCGCGAGGTCGCCGGCCGCTACGCCGGACGGATGATCGGCTGGGACGTGGTCAACGAGGCGGTGGCCGAGGACGGAAACGGCCTGCGCGACTGCCTGTGGAGCGAGCGGCTGGGCGGGCAGGAGGCCTATATCGTGCGGGCCTTCGAGCAGGCGAAGGCGGCCGACCCGAACGCGGTCCTGTTCCTGAACGACTACAATCTGGAGAACAATCCGACCAAGGGGGCGACCTATCTGCGCCTGGTCGAACGGCTGCTGACGCTCGGCGCGCCGCTGGGCGGGCTGGGGGTGCAGTCCCACCTGGATATCGAGATCGCCGACGGCCAGATCCGAAACTTCATCCGCGAGGCCGCCAGGTTCGGCCTGCCCATCCACATCTCCGAGCTGGACGCGACCCAGCGGCGCGAGGGCCGGCTGCCGGACACCCGCAGCCTGAAGCACAAGCGCGCGCGCCAGCACGCCGTGACGCGCGAACTGGTCCAGGCCTACATGGAGCTGCCGGCGGCTCAGCAATATGGCATCACCACCTGGGCGCTGCGCGACCGCGACAGCTGGCTGCGCCGCCCGCCGCGCGACGACGGGCGCGACAGCCTCGTGCTGTTCGACGACTGGGGCCAGCCCACCGCCATGTTCGCGGGCTTCGTTGAGGGATTGAGCGCCTAA
- a CDS encoding TonB-dependent receptor, which translates to MTRLTSLLAATALSSILTAGAAYAQTAPQTPPPAQDDEVYDLGELTVSASRPRGSVDSDIPPDIVLDEEMIRTYGAGNIQELIAALEPLTQSSRGRGGGQPIFLLNGRRVSSPREIFSIPTEALERTEILPEDVALAYGYRADQRVVNFVLKPTFRSVTLQADGRAATAGGRTQLGADADFFRVDGLNRSTFDIEYRRAGALFEDERDIVRSDSGRPFSRRGTVTGLLDDGMIGEIDPELSALAGSTVTMALAPLSAANGPVGLDAFVAGAGLSGSEDLTESRTLLPRTESIELKGSITRDLSQTLAGTISGSIQDQSSQSFLGLPGSVFDLGAGSPFSPFSNDVLVYRLLDAPESLTRDVDTRTLEGSGQLDGYLGDWRWTLTGNYSRVETDTRTGQGLDDQALQDGVAAGTINPFGPIDASQYAALPSDTANSIASTAGAEMVVRGQLFDLPAGGVNATLTAGADTRSLDSTSVRSGVTTDRSQSRDRGNVSANLNLPLTSRDREVFGWVGDLSANFNAGYQELSDFGGLTSLDVGLNWSPIEKLSFNVGFAGEEGAPSVQQLNDPVVSTPNVPVFDFATGQTVNITRIDGGNPNLAADDRSTLRLGMNFRPFESQDLRLQANYTRSEIRNSIATFPTITPDLEAALPERFERDADGNLVSIDARPLNFASTNRQDIRWGLNYSRAFGTPTVPQRGQGGPGGQRGPGGGRGGEAVVVSSGGPPPGGGGGGMQFRGGPGGGGPGGRGRGPQMQPGQGRFNVSLFHTYRIQDEIRIRDELPVIDLLDGAAVGSRGGQPRNEVQFQAGVFRNGFGGFLNATWRDSTRVDGGPTGETLFFDDQSTVNLNLFADLSSRTAWVERYPFLRGARITLGVENLFDSRLQVRNALGVTPQGYQPDYLDPQGRVVRLTLRKLIF; encoded by the coding sequence ATGACCCGTTTGACCTCCTTGCTCGCCGCGACGGCGCTCAGCTCCATCCTGACGGCGGGGGCGGCCTACGCCCAGACCGCGCCCCAGACGCCGCCGCCGGCCCAGGATGACGAGGTCTATGATCTCGGTGAATTGACCGTGTCCGCCAGCCGCCCGCGCGGTTCGGTCGACAGCGACATCCCGCCGGACATCGTGCTGGACGAAGAGATGATCCGCACCTACGGCGCGGGCAACATCCAGGAGCTGATCGCCGCGCTGGAGCCCCTGACCCAGTCCAGCCGCGGTCGTGGCGGCGGCCAGCCGATCTTCCTGCTGAACGGCCGCCGGGTGTCGAGCCCGCGCGAAATCTTCAGCATCCCGACCGAGGCGCTGGAGCGCACCGAGATCCTGCCTGAGGACGTGGCCCTGGCCTATGGCTACCGCGCCGACCAGCGGGTGGTGAACTTCGTGTTGAAGCCGACCTTCCGCTCGGTGACGCTGCAGGCGGACGGGCGGGCGGCCACCGCAGGCGGGCGGACCCAGCTGGGTGCGGACGCCGACTTCTTCCGCGTGGACGGGCTGAACCGATCGACCTTCGACATCGAGTATCGCCGCGCCGGCGCCCTGTTCGAGGACGAGCGCGACATTGTTCGCTCGGATTCGGGGCGACCCTTCAGCCGACGCGGGACGGTGACCGGGCTGCTGGACGACGGAATGATTGGCGAGATCGACCCGGAACTGTCCGCGCTCGCGGGTTCAACGGTGACGATGGCCCTGGCGCCCTTGTCCGCCGCGAACGGTCCGGTGGGGCTGGACGCCTTCGTCGCCGGGGCGGGCCTGTCGGGATCTGAGGATCTCACCGAGTCGCGCACCCTGTTGCCGCGAACGGAGTCGATCGAGCTGAAGGGTTCGATCACGCGCGATCTGTCGCAAACCCTGGCCGGCACGATCAGCGGCAGCATCCAGGACCAGTCCAGCCAGAGTTTCCTGGGCCTGCCTGGCTCGGTCTTCGACCTCGGGGCGGGCAGTCCGTTCTCGCCGTTCAGCAACGACGTCCTTGTCTATCGCCTGCTGGATGCGCCAGAGAGCCTGACCCGTGACGTCGACACCCGCACCCTGGAGGGCAGCGGCCAACTGGACGGCTATCTGGGCGACTGGCGCTGGACGCTGACGGGAAACTACAGCCGGGTCGAGACCGATACGCGCACCGGCCAGGGGTTGGACGACCAGGCGCTGCAAGACGGCGTGGCGGCCGGAACGATCAACCCCTTCGGCCCGATCGATGCATCGCAGTACGCGGCTCTCCCGTCCGACACGGCCAACTCGATCGCCAGCACGGCGGGGGCCGAGATGGTCGTGCGCGGTCAGCTGTTCGACCTGCCGGCCGGCGGGGTCAACGCGACCCTGACCGCCGGGGCCGACACCCGCTCGCTGGATTCGACCAGCGTCAGGTCCGGCGTGACCACCGACCGGTCGCAGTCGCGCGACCGGGGCAATGTCAGCGCCAACCTGAACCTGCCGCTGACCAGCCGCGACCGCGAGGTCTTCGGCTGGGTCGGGGACCTCTCGGCCAACTTCAACGCCGGCTATCAGGAGCTGTCGGATTTCGGCGGCCTGACCAGCCTGGACGTCGGACTGAACTGGTCGCCGATCGAGAAACTGTCGTTCAACGTCGGCTTTGCCGGTGAAGAAGGCGCGCCCAGCGTCCAGCAGTTGAACGACCCCGTCGTATCGACCCCCAATGTGCCGGTGTTCGACTTCGCCACGGGCCAGACCGTCAACATCACCCGCATCGACGGCGGTAATCCCAACCTGGCGGCCGACGACCGCTCGACCCTGCGTCTGGGCATGAACTTCCGCCCGTTCGAGAGCCAGGATCTGCGCCTGCAGGCCAACTACACCCGCAGCGAAATCCGGAACTCCATCGCCACCTTCCCCACCATCACGCCTGACCTGGAAGCGGCCCTGCCCGAGCGTTTCGAGCGCGACGCCGACGGCAACCTGGTTTCGATCGACGCCCGGCCCCTGAACTTCGCCAGCACCAATCGCCAGGACATCCGCTGGGGCCTGAACTATTCGCGCGCCTTCGGCACGCCCACGGTGCCCCAGCGCGGCCAAGGCGGCCCAGGCGGGCAGCGCGGACCGGGTGGCGGCCGTGGGGGCGAGGCCGTTGTCGTGAGCTCTGGCGGTCCCCCGCCGGGCGGCGGAGGCGGCGGGATGCAGTTCCGGGGCGGCCCCGGCGGCGGGGGCCCGGGCGGTCGCGGACGCGGCCCCCAGATGCAGCCGGGCCAGGGGCGGTTCAACGTCTCGCTGTTCCACACCTACCGCATCCAGGACGAGATCCGCATCCGCGACGAGCTGCCGGTCATCGACCTGCTGGACGGTGCGGCGGTCGGGTCGCGCGGCGGCCAGCCGCGCAACGAGGTCCAGTTCCAGGCTGGGGTGTTCAGAAACGGCTTCGGCGGCTTCCTGAACGCGACATGGCGTGACAGCACGCGCGTGGATGGCGGACCGACGGGCGAGACCCTGTTCTTCGACGACCAGTCGACGGTCAATCTGAACCTCTTCGCCGACCTGTCGTCGCGCACGGCCTGGGTCGAACGCTATCCGTTCCTGAGGGGCGCGCGGATCACCCTGGGCGTCGAAAACCTGTTCGACAGCCGGCTGCAGGTGCGCAATGCCCTGGGCGTGACGCCTCAAGGCTACCAGCCGGATTATCTGGACCCGCAGGGCCGTGTCGTGCGCCTGACGCTGCGCAAGCTGATCTTCTGA
- the tdh gene encoding L-threonine 3-dehydrogenase has protein sequence MKALAKTKPAEGLELIDAPIPVAGDEDVLIKVHKTAVCGTDIHIWNWDEWSQKNVPVPMITGHEFSGEIVAIGKDVDRRLKVGQRVSAEGHVIDLNSEAARAGHFHLDPDTRGIGVNRQGAFAEYVVAPAFNVIELPDDVPYEIGSILDPFGNAVHTAQQFDLLGEDVLVTGAGPIGMMAAAVARHAGARTVVLTDINDFRLELAQKVAPGVRTVNTTKEDLHDVMHELGLKVGFDVALEMSGSPIAFKQCVDTLIMGGGMALLGIPSKPMETDWGAIILKALTIKGVYGREMFTTWRKMLGLLKAGLDLQPLITHQMPYQDFEKGFEVMKAGKSGKVVLDWAA, from the coding sequence ATGAAGGCCCTGGCCAAGACCAAACCCGCCGAAGGGCTCGAGCTGATCGACGCGCCCATTCCCGTCGCGGGCGACGAGGACGTGCTGATCAAGGTGCACAAGACCGCCGTCTGCGGCACCGACATCCACATCTGGAACTGGGACGAGTGGTCCCAGAAGAACGTGCCGGTCCCCATGATCACCGGGCACGAATTCTCGGGCGAGATCGTCGCCATCGGCAAGGACGTGGACCGTCGCCTGAAGGTCGGCCAGCGCGTCTCGGCCGAGGGCCATGTCATCGACCTGAACTCCGAGGCGGCCCGCGCCGGCCATTTCCACCTGGATCCCGACACGCGCGGCATCGGCGTGAACCGCCAGGGCGCCTTCGCCGAATACGTCGTGGCCCCGGCTTTCAACGTCATCGAGCTGCCCGACGATGTGCCCTATGAGATCGGCTCGATCCTGGATCCGTTCGGCAACGCCGTGCACACGGCCCAGCAGTTCGACCTTCTGGGCGAGGATGTGCTGGTCACCGGGGCCGGGCCCATCGGCATGATGGCCGCCGCCGTCGCGCGCCACGCGGGCGCCCGCACCGTCGTGCTGACCGACATCAACGACTTCAGGCTTGAGCTGGCGCAGAAGGTCGCGCCGGGCGTGCGCACGGTGAACACCACCAAGGAAGACCTGCACGACGTCATGCACGAGCTGGGCCTGAAGGTCGGCTTCGACGTGGCGCTGGAGATGTCGGGCTCGCCGATCGCCTTCAAGCAGTGCGTCGACACCCTGATCATGGGCGGCGGCATGGCGCTGCTGGGCATTCCGTCCAAGCCGATGGAGACCGATTGGGGCGCGATCATCCTCAAGGCCCTGACCATCAAGGGTGTCTACGGGCGCGAGATGTTCACCACCTGGCGCAAGATGCTGGGCCTTCTGAAAGCCGGTCTGGACCTGCAGCCGCTGATCACTCACCAGATGCCGTACCAGGACTTCGAAAAGGGCTTCGAGGTCATGAAGGCCGGCAAGTCGGGCAAGGTCGTCCTGGACTGGGCGGCCTGA
- a CDS encoding HlyD family secretion protein — translation MPAFLKNKWLWIGLLLVIVLVVGFLFMQSASAAKKAEAERAAATRVESPYAAIANGRVDVEGGLIQIAARRGGVVRSVLVQEGDRVTAGQILARQEDDEPRLAVQRAQAEVAQAESQLAAIRVDINTAQREHDRLARLVDTNFVAAARMDQARDAISTAQARLASQQASVQTARARLNEAAYNLELTVIRAPMAGRIVRRYANPGAGASTLNVSTMFDLEPDTPRIVRAEIVESDIPNIAAEQAVEITPEGDPSKVYVGAVIRRAAVFGARKLASDDPSQRTDERVVEVVVSANDAPLLIGQRVLVKFMKPGETAGAPREAAIGVPANRAMRTPTNT, via the coding sequence ATGCCCGCCTTCCTGAAGAACAAGTGGCTCTGGATCGGATTGCTGCTGGTCATCGTGCTGGTGGTCGGTTTCCTGTTCATGCAAAGCGCCAGCGCCGCCAAGAAGGCCGAGGCCGAGCGCGCGGCTGCGACCCGGGTGGAGAGCCCCTACGCCGCCATCGCCAACGGCCGCGTCGATGTCGAGGGCGGTCTGATCCAGATCGCCGCGCGCCGCGGCGGGGTGGTCCGCTCGGTCCTGGTTCAGGAAGGCGACCGCGTCACCGCCGGCCAGATCCTGGCCCGGCAGGAGGACGACGAACCGCGCCTGGCCGTGCAGCGCGCTCAGGCCGAGGTGGCCCAGGCCGAAAGCCAGCTGGCCGCGATCCGCGTCGACATCAACACCGCTCAGCGCGAGCACGACCGCCTGGCGCGCCTGGTCGACACCAACTTCGTCGCCGCCGCCCGCATGGACCAGGCCCGCGACGCGATCTCGACCGCCCAAGCGCGGCTGGCCTCGCAGCAGGCCTCGGTCCAGACCGCCCGCGCACGCCTGAACGAGGCGGCCTATAATCTGGAGCTGACGGTCATCCGCGCGCCCATGGCCGGCCGGATCGTTCGGCGCTACGCCAATCCCGGCGCCGGCGCCTCGACCCTGAACGTCTCAACCATGTTCGATCTCGAGCCCGACACGCCGCGCATCGTCCGCGCCGAAATCGTCGAGAGCGACATTCCCAACATCGCCGCCGAACAGGCTGTCGAGATCACGCCCGAAGGCGATCCCTCCAAGGTCTATGTCGGCGCCGTGATCCGTCGCGCCGCCGTCTTCGGCGCTCGAAAGCTGGCGTCCGACGACCCGTCGCAGCGCACCGACGAGCGCGTGGTCGAGGTCGTGGTCTCGGCCAATGACGCGCCCCTGCTGATCGGCCAGCGCGTCCTGGTCAAGTTCATGAAGCCGGGCGAGACGGCCGGCGCGCCGCGCGAAGCCGCCATCGGCGTGCCCGCCAACCGCGCCATGCGCACGCCGACGAACACCTAG
- a CDS encoding WecB/TagA/CpsF family glycosyltransferase has translation MPQELARIEGIGVNLATLDQAVDVAAARAARGQGFLLFTLNLDHLVKLDEPAFRAAYARAELVSADGFPIVWLARRQGAVLDRVCGSDMVEPLMARAARDGLPVYVVGPGPDAQARALERLRADHPGLSIAGAETPMVPAAPQDDSAFVQAMAERIAASGARLVLLCLGAPKQELLAAALADRVPQAGFLCVGAALDFIAGEVSRAPAWVQRLNGEWLWRLAGDPKRLGLRYWRSAVKFADVARGRP, from the coding sequence ATGCCGCAGGAACTGGCGCGGATCGAGGGCATCGGGGTCAATCTGGCGACCCTGGATCAGGCGGTGGACGTCGCGGCGGCGCGCGCCGCGCGCGGCCAGGGCTTTCTGCTGTTCACCCTGAACTTGGATCATCTGGTCAAGCTGGACGAGCCCGCCTTCCGCGCCGCCTATGCGCGGGCCGAACTGGTCAGCGCCGACGGCTTTCCCATCGTCTGGCTGGCGCGTCGCCAGGGGGCGGTGCTGGATCGGGTGTGCGGATCCGACATGGTCGAGCCGCTGATGGCGCGAGCCGCGCGCGACGGCCTGCCCGTCTATGTCGTGGGGCCGGGGCCGGACGCTCAGGCGCGGGCCCTGGAGCGGCTGCGGGCGGACCATCCGGGCCTCAGCATCGCCGGCGCCGAGACGCCGATGGTCCCAGCCGCACCACAGGACGATTCCGCCTTCGTCCAGGCCATGGCCGAGCGGATCGCGGCCTCGGGTGCGCGGCTGGTGCTGCTTTGCCTGGGCGCGCCCAAGCAGGAGTTGCTGGCCGCCGCCCTGGCGGATCGCGTGCCCCAGGCCGGCTTCCTGTGCGTGGGCGCGGCCTTGGACTTCATCGCCGGCGAGGTCAGCCGCGCCCCGGCCTGGGTCCAGCGGCTGAACGGCGAATGGCTGTGGCGGCTGGCGGGCGACCCCAAGCGACTGGGCCTGCGCTACTGGCGCTCGGCCGTGAAGTTCGCCGACGTGGCGCGCGGTCGCCCGTAA
- a CDS encoding DUF1289 domain-containing protein → MNGPPRAVRTPCVNVCVVDGASSLCLGCYRTLEEIGRWSRFDEAQRERIMGELPGRASRIDPALRAPPG, encoded by the coding sequence ATGAACGGCCCCCCTCGCGCCGTCCGAACGCCGTGCGTCAACGTCTGCGTGGTCGATGGCGCGTCCAGCCTGTGCTTGGGCTGCTACCGGACGTTGGAGGAAATCGGGCGCTGGTCGCGCTTCGACGAGGCGCAGCGCGAGCGGATCATGGGCGAGTTGCCAGGCCGGGCGTCGCGCATTGATCCGGCCTTGCGCGCGCCGCCCGGTTAG
- a CDS encoding glycine C-acetyltransferase translates to MTASDTQSFHDRISAELADIDSQGLTKPERVIASRQGPVISVNGRQVLNFCANNYLGLAGDDRVVKAGIEAQERWGAGTASVRFICGTLEIHKELERAIADYLGFEDAILFAAAFDANGGLFEPLFGAEDAIVSDSLNHASIIDGVRLCKAKRYRFANSDMAELEAQLKQARADGARDIIIATDGAFSMDGYVADLKGVRELADRYGALIMVDDCHVTGFMGERGRGSFSHCGVKVDFVTGTFGKALGGAMGGFICATAEVVQLLKQRARPYLFSNALSPAVCGSSIEAIRIAGGDEGDALRAQLFANAKRFRTAMTEAGFDLLPGEHPIIPVMLGDARLGQDMAARMLELGVYVIGFSFPVVPRGQARIRTQMSAAHTFEQIDQAVAAFTTAGKELGVIE, encoded by the coding sequence ATGACCGCTTCCGACACACAGTCCTTCCACGACCGTATCTCCGCCGAACTGGCCGACATCGACAGCCAGGGCCTGACCAAGCCCGAGCGCGTCATCGCCAGCCGCCAGGGGCCGGTGATCTCGGTCAATGGCCGCCAGGTGCTGAACTTCTGCGCCAACAACTATCTTGGCCTGGCCGGCGACGACCGCGTGGTGAAGGCCGGTATCGAGGCGCAGGAGCGCTGGGGCGCCGGCACCGCCTCGGTGCGCTTCATCTGCGGCACGCTGGAGATCCACAAGGAACTGGAACGTGCCATCGCCGACTATCTCGGCTTTGAGGACGCCATCCTGTTCGCAGCCGCCTTCGACGCCAACGGCGGCCTGTTCGAGCCCCTGTTCGGGGCCGAGGACGCCATTGTCTCGGACAGCCTGAACCACGCCTCGATCATCGACGGCGTGCGGCTGTGCAAGGCCAAGCGCTATCGCTTCGCCAACTCCGACATGGCCGAGCTGGAGGCTCAACTGAAGCAGGCGCGGGCCGACGGCGCGCGCGACATCATCATCGCCACCGACGGCGCCTTCTCGATGGACGGCTATGTCGCCGATCTGAAGGGCGTGCGGGAACTGGCCGACCGCTACGGCGCGCTGATCATGGTCGACGACTGCCATGTCACCGGCTTCATGGGCGAGCGCGGGCGCGGCTCGTTCTCGCACTGCGGGGTCAAGGTGGACTTCGTCACCGGCACCTTCGGCAAGGCGCTGGGCGGGGCCATGGGCGGCTTCATCTGCGCGACGGCCGAGGTGGTTCAACTGCTGAAGCAGCGGGCGCGGCCCTATCTGTTCTCCAACGCGCTGAGCCCGGCCGTGTGCGGCTCGTCGATCGAAGCCATCCGCATCGCGGGCGGAGACGAGGGCGACGCCCTGCGCGCGCAGCTGTTCGCCAACGCCAAACGCTTCCGCACGGCGATGACCGAGGCTGGCTTCGACCTGTTGCCGGGCGAGCATCCGATCATCCCCGTCATGCTGGGCGACGCCAGGCTGGGGCAGGACATGGCGGCGCGCATGCTGGAGCTGGGCGTCTATGTCATCGGCTTCTCGTTCCCGGTCGTGCCGCGCGGCCAGGCCCGCATCCGCACCCAGATGTCGGCGGCGCACACCTTCGAACAGATCGATCAAGCGGTCGCGGCGTTCACGACGGCCGGCAAGGAATTGGGAGTGATCGAATAA
- the ctrA gene encoding response regulator transcription factor CtrA gives MRVLLIEDDHATAQSIELMLKSEGFNVYTTDLGEEGIDLGKIYDYDLILLDLNLPDMSGIEVLRQLRVGKVNTPVMILSGSHEIESKVKTFGGGADDYLTKPFHKDELIARVHAVVRRSKGHAQAIIHTGEIAVNLDAKTVEVDGHRVHLTGKEYQMLELLSLRKGTTLTKEMFLNHLYGGMDEPELKIIDVFICKLRKKLATAAGGKHYIETVWGRGYVLRDPAEGAKSAAA, from the coding sequence ATGCGCGTCCTGCTTATCGAAGATGATCATGCGACGGCGCAGAGCATCGAACTGATGCTCAAGTCGGAAGGCTTTAACGTCTATACGACCGACCTCGGCGAAGAAGGCATCGATCTGGGCAAGATCTATGACTACGACCTGATCCTCCTGGACCTGAACTTGCCCGACATGAGCGGCATCGAGGTTCTGCGTCAGCTGCGCGTCGGCAAGGTCAATACGCCGGTGATGATCCTGTCCGGAAGCCACGAGATCGAAAGCAAGGTCAAGACGTTCGGCGGCGGCGCCGACGACTATCTGACCAAGCCCTTCCACAAGGACGAGCTGATCGCCCGGGTGCACGCCGTGGTGCGTCGCTCCAAGGGTCACGCCCAGGCCATCATCCACACCGGCGAGATCGCCGTGAACCTGGACGCCAAGACGGTGGAGGTGGACGGCCATCGCGTGCACCTGACCGGCAAGGAATATCAGATGCTGGAGCTGCTCTCGCTCCGCAAGGGCACGACCCTGACCAAGGAAATGTTCCTGAACCACCTGTACGGCGGCATGGACGAGCCCGAGCTGAAGATCATCGACGTCTTCATCTGCAAGCTGCGCAAGAAGCTGGCGACAGCGGCGGGCGGCAAACACTACATCGAAACCGTCTGGGGCCGCGGCTATGTGCTGCGCGATCCGGCGGAGGGCGCTAAGAGCGCGGCGGCCTAA